A section of the Quatrionicoccus australiensis genome encodes:
- a CDS encoding NAD(P)-dependent oxidoreductase, translating into MKIAFLGLGIMGRPMALNLIKGGHQVTVWARRAESMQPLLDAGASGAASPAEAAAGVELVISMVADAPDVAEVMRGVAAGAASGLVAVDMSTIAPAAARRIGEELAAAGVDFVDAPVSGGEVGAIAGTLSIMAGGSEAAFARAQPAFACMGKNIVHVGASGAGQVTKAANQIVTGMGVLAVAEAFAFASKNGVDRSKVREALLGGFAYSKILENHGQRMLDRNFKPGFKSWMHEKDLNIVMQTAHELGLCLPGSAATAQMFNAMVGSGHGEEDSIAVLKLLEGLSGQDA; encoded by the coding sequence ATGAAAATCGCTTTCCTTGGCCTCGGCATCATGGGGCGCCCGATGGCCCTCAATCTGATCAAGGGTGGCCACCAGGTCACCGTCTGGGCGCGTCGCGCCGAATCGATGCAGCCGCTGCTCGACGCCGGCGCCAGTGGCGCGGCCAGCCCGGCCGAAGCGGCAGCTGGCGTCGAACTGGTCATCTCGATGGTCGCCGATGCGCCGGATGTCGCCGAAGTCATGCGCGGCGTTGCCGCCGGGGCCGCATCGGGCCTGGTCGCGGTCGACATGAGCACCATTGCGCCGGCCGCGGCGCGCCGGATTGGCGAGGAACTGGCGGCGGCCGGCGTCGATTTCGTCGATGCGCCGGTTTCCGGCGGCGAGGTCGGCGCCATTGCCGGCACGCTGTCGATCATGGCGGGCGGCTCGGAAGCCGCTTTTGCCAGGGCGCAGCCGGCATTCGCCTGCATGGGCAAGAACATCGTTCACGTCGGCGCCAGTGGTGCCGGTCAGGTCACCAAGGCGGCCAACCAGATCGTTACCGGCATGGGCGTGCTGGCGGTGGCCGAGGCTTTTGCTTTTGCCAGTAAAAACGGCGTCGACCGGTCCAAGGTGCGTGAGGCGCTGCTCGGTGGTTTTGCCTATTCGAAAATCCTCGAAAATCACGGTCAGCGCATGCTCGACCGCAATTTCAAGCCCGGCTTCAAGAGCTGGATGCACGAAAAGGATCTCAATATCGTCATGCAGACGGCGCATGAACTCGGTCTCTGCCTGCCCGGTTCGGCGGCGACGGCGCAGATGTTCAATGCCATGGTCGGTTCCGGCCACGGCGAGGAAGACTCGATTGCCGTGCTCAAGCTGCTCGAAGGCCTGTCTGGGCAGGACGCATGA